From the genome of Geminocystis herdmanii PCC 6308, one region includes:
- a CDS encoding NblA/ycf18 family protein has product MSNSVELSLEQQFSLRSFQTQVNNMSREQAKEFLIKLYEEMLVRENVYKDVLKHQWGL; this is encoded by the coding sequence ATGTCTAATTCTGTAGAACTGTCTCTCGAACAGCAATTTAGTTTACGTTCTTTTCAAACTCAAGTTAATAATATGAGTCGGGAACAAGCAAAAGAATTTTTGATAAAACTATATGAGGAGATGTTAGTTAGGGAAAATGTTTATAAAGATGTCCTCAAACATCAATGGGGATTGTAA